The DNA sequence AGGACCCGACGCGGTAGGTCCGTGGGTGCCGCGACCAGATACGCCAGTGCCACCGCGGGCACCAGGAGAAGGCCTTCGAGCATCTTGGCCAGGAACGCGAATCCCAGCGCCACCCCGGCCCACGCCAGCCAGCGGCCGCTGGCCCGCTCGAGCGCGCGCACCGTGCAGTACGCCGCTGCCGTCATGAGCAGAACCATGGCGGCATCGGGGTTGTTGAACCGGAACATCAACGCCGCCACCGGGGTCAGCGCGAGCACGGCACCCGCCAGTAGGCCGGCCCGCGGACCGCAGACCCGGCCGACCGACGCGTAGACCAGCCATACCGCGGCCACCGCCATCAGCGCCTCGGGCACCAGCATGCTCGCGCTGCTGAACCCGAACAGCTGACCCGAGGCGCCCATCACCCATTGCGACACGGGCGGCTTGTCGACGGTGATGAAGTTCGCCGGATCCAGGGACCCGAACAGCAGGGCCTTCCAGTTCCTGGAGCCGGCCAGCGCGGCACCCGCATAGAACTGGTTGGCCATCCCGTTGACGGTGATATGCCACAGGTAGAGCACAGCGGTGCCCAACAGCAGCGCCGCCAGGCCGGCTCGTTCTGATCGCGACGCTCGGACCGGTGCGGGTACCACCGCGGCGTCGTCATGCTCCACTGCGGCGGTAAACGTCGTTGTCACATCACCATTGATCCATCTGTGACTGTCGGTTTGCTGAAGGAACGCTGTGGGTGCTGCCGGTCATGCGAAGACGTCGGCGAGGGTGACGGTCTGCAGCCCACGCTGATTGATGATGTCGAGCAGCTGGGCGTAGGTGTGCGTTACCGGCGGCAGATTGGCATGGCCCAGCACGATCTGTTGCGGCTGGAACGACTGCTGGGCGAAACCGATCAGCTGCTGCTCGTCGACCGGCTTGGAATCGCCGATGGTTGCACTCCACAACGTGATCGTCGGGTAGCCGAGATCGCCGGCGATGCCGTCGATGTCCGGGGTGCGCGCACCATAGGGCGGCCGGAAGAACGGTCTGCCGTCGACACCGTAGGTGTTGCGCAGGAAGTCGGCGTTGCGCTGGATCTGATCGGCCACCGCGCCCGCTCCCACCCGGGTCAGGTTGGGGTGGCTCCAGGTGTGGTTGCCGAGCACGATCTGGCCGGAATCGACCATCGGCCGCAGCGCGGGGGCGTTGACCGTCCACGACGGATTGACACCGTTGGGAAAGAACGTCAGCCGAGCCCCGCTGTCGCGGCAGAACTGTGCGAACGCGGCGACGACCGCGGTGTTGGTGCCGTCATCGATGGTCAGGGCGAGCTGATTGCCGTCGCCGGGAAGTCGGTTGACGATGCCTTGCGGCACCCGTCCGGTCGGCGGCGGCGGTGGGCTGGCATTGGCCGGCGCACAGCGGGTACCGGCGGCGACGACGGCGAGCGCCACGGCACGCATCAGCGTGCGTCGATCCATCTGCGACATGCCGCGAAGCTAGGGCGGTCGGGTTACATCCACTTGAATGGCGCATGGCAGCTGGTGATTCACTTGGTACCGAACAACCTATCGCCGGCATCCCCGAGTCCCGGCACGATATAGCCGTGCTCGTCGAGCGCCCGGTCCACCGCGGCGGTGTAGATCGGCACATCGGGATGGGCGAGCTGCAGTGCGGCGATGCCCTCCGGGCAGGTGAGCAGACAGACGAACTTGATCGAGCGCGGTGCGAACTCCTTGAGCCGGTCCACCGCCGCGACCGCCGAGTTCCCGGTGGCCAGCATCGGATCCACCACGACGACTTCGCGCTCATGCAGATCGCTGGGCATCTTGAAGTAGTACTCCACAGCGACCAGGGTCTTCGGGTCCCGATACAACCCGATGTGCCCGATCCGGGCACCCGGCACCACCGTCAGCATCCCGTCCAGCACTCCGGTCCCGGCCCGCAGGATCGAGACGAACACCAGCTTCTTGCCGTCGATCACGGTGCCTGTGGTGGTTTCCAGCGGGGTGTGGACGGCGATCTGCTGAGTGGGGGTGTCGCGCAGTACCTCGTAGGCCATCAGGGTGGAGATCTCATTGGCCAGCCGCCGGAATGTGTTGGTGGAAGTTTCTTTTCGTCGCATCAGCGTCAGCTTGTGCTGCACCAGCGGGTGGTCGACAACATGGACGTTGTGCATGGTCTGCCCCTAGAACACCGTGCCGTCACTGACGACTGTCAGCGGCGGCAAGCCATCACGTAACCGTTGCGCCAGTGCGCGGCCCGCTGCCCAACTGCCACCTTCCAGGACGCACGCCAGCGGCATCTGTTCGGCATCGACGCCAAGGCGGGCGCGGACCAGTGGTGCCAGTTCATCGAGAAGGATGACCGTCAAGGCCCGCCACTCGACCACCAATTCGTCTGCTGCGCGGTAACTTCGGTGTGCAGCCGCAGCATCCCGCAGGCGCAGCACCCCGGTGTCGAGGAAAAGCCCACCGTTTCGGTACTCCGGCAGGCCGGTCAGCTCGTCGAGGCCGGTCACCGTCACACCCGACCACTCGAACGGCTCCAGCAGCGAATAGGTGAGCCACTGCGACAGCTTGTGGAACGGCACCCAGCCGGCGGTGAGGCCGGGACCGGTCACAGCGGCATGCCGCCAGCAGTCACCCACCGGAACATCACCGATCTTGTTGCCGCTGGGCCATATTCCACCCAGCAGGGTCAGCACCGCAGCGAGGATGTCGTGGGCGGCGACGCGGTGGTGGCCGGACGGGCACAATGCGGTGACCAGCCCACCCGGGCGGCCGTCGGCGCCGAAGATGGCCGGCGCACTCGTCAGCGCCTGGCCCAGCCGGTGCAGCAACGCCGCCCGGCCACCGAGGCCCACCAGCGGGTTGTCGCGGTCGACCTGGAATGCCTCTGCCAATCGCTGTTCGGTCAACCCGGCCAGGCCGCGGGCGTCGACTCGCAGCGGGTCGTCGGGGTCGCTGGAGAACATGCCGTCGATGAAGGCGTGAAAGCTGGCCACTCCCAGCCCTTCCGATCGGCTCAGTCGCAGGCCCGTCTGCGGCTCGTGGTAGCTCCAGGCTGGCCCCGCGCCGGCGTCGAGGAGCACGCTGACCACGGTGAGGTCGACCAGCGCGCGAGCCCTGGCCCGGGCGTCGAGGCCGGCCAGCATCCCGTCGAGAGCCGCCTTGCGGTCCACACCTGCCGATTGGATGTGCCGCCACCGGCTGTGCAACGGGATCTGCAGGTCTGGATAGCTGCCGCGGGTCACGTCGGCGACCTCAGTGGCCGCGGCGGCCAGGGCGTCGTCGTCGATGGTGAACCACGCGGATTCACCCGCGCGGGCCCGCTCGGTCAGCTGTCGCGCCCGCTCCCGAACGGCTGTTGTGCTGAGCAGTGCTGCCGCCGCTCCCGCCGGAGTATCGACCTCGGTTGCCGACCTCACCCGTGCAGTCCCCGCCCCTTGGGCTTCTTCAGTTCGTCCGCGTCGGGCACCGGGCCGGGAGTGAAGTACCCGGCGGCCATCTTCGCGTCGATCTCCACGCGCGCATCGGGCGGGATGAGTTCGTCGGGAATGTTGACCCGTTCACCCACCTCGATCCCGGCGCCGATAATCGCGTCGTACTTCATATTGCTCATCGACACCAGCCGGTGGATGCGGGTGATCCCCAGCCAGTGCAGGACGTCGGGCATCAGCTCCTGGAAACGCATGTCCTGCACTCCCGCAACACATTCGGTGCGGGCGAAGTATCCTTCGGCGGTGTCGCCGCCCTCCTGCCGTTTACGGGCGTTGTAGACCAGGAACTTCGTCACCTCACCGAGTGCGCGGCCTTCCTTGCGGGAGTAGGAGATCAGCCCTACGCCGCCGCGTTGAGCGCCGAGGATGCACTCCTCGATCGCATGCGTCAGATACGGCCGGCAGGTGCAGATGTCGGAACCGAACACATCCGACCCGTTGCACTCGTCGTGTACACGCGCAGTGAGCTCCACGCTCGGATCTGCCAAATCCCTTGGTGCGCCGAAGATGTAGATGGTCTGGCCGCCGATCGGCGGAAGGAAGACCTCCAGGTCCGAGCGTGTCACCAGTTCCGGGTACATGCCGCCGGTCTCCTCGAACAGCGTCCGGCGCAGGTGCGCCTCGCTGCATCCGAAGCGCTCGGCGACCCCAGGTAGGTACCACACGGGCTCGATCGCGGCCTTGGTGACCAGGGCAGCCCCGCCGGGCAGCAGCACCCGGCCGTCGGGGTGCAGGCGTCCTCGGTCGATCGCCTCGGTGATCTCGGGAAGGATCACATGGGCTTTGGTGACGGCGATGGTCGGCCGAATGTCGTGGCCGGCGGCCAGCTCTGCGGAGAACACGTCGGCGACCATGGCGCCCCACGGGTCCAGGCTGACGATCGCACCCGGCCTGCTCCATTGCGGGTACGGCCCGATGACGTCGGTCGGTGCGGTGTTGGTCAGGTCGGCCCGATGCTCGCGCGACAGCGCACCGGCGGCCACCGCCAGAGCGCGGTATACGCCGTAGGAACCACTGTGTGCCCCGATCACGTTGCGGTGGCGGCGGTTGGTAGTCGTACCGACCAGCGGACCCCGTTCGGTTCCGGTCGATGCGCCCCACTGGATCGGCGGCGCGTCGTCGGCGCCGCTGTGTGAGGTCAGCCGGATGTGGCCGGCCGGGCCCTGGGGCGCGGCGGGTGAGGGCGCCTCGGCGGACATGTCGCCTCCTCATGCCGGAAAGGCGCCAGCCTAGTCACTGCGGGCGGTGTGTGCTGTCTGGCCGATGCGCGCAGCGTGCCCTGACCGCAAATTGCACCTATGAGCAGGCAAGACAAGATGCTTGCCGCAGGCATGTCCACATCGTATACTTCGATTTTATTCTAAATTCGAAACGTGATTGGAGTCTCGATGACACCGGATGCGGCACTGCATCACATCGAGTCCAACGTGCTGCACGGGTGGTCGCCGGCCACCGCGACGTGGAGCTCCATCAACCTCGCCGAAGCTGTGCCGGGCGTCATGACCCCGTTGTGCGCAAGCGTGTGGGTGCCTGCCAGCGAGCTGGGTCTGCGGCAGCCTTTCGTCGCGATGGGAGCGCTGCCCGCAGCTCGCGGCACCATCCCAGAAGACGACAGTCAGCGCATCACCAACACCTTCTGCGGCCGGATGGCCGTACGCGTCGATTTTCTCTGCGAGATCGGCGACCTGATTCCCGGGCAGTCGGGGGAGGCGCTCGCGCGTGACTTCTTCGGGTTCGTCCCGCCCGACTTCCAGAGCCGACCGTCCAAGCGGCGGCTGCCGCACATCGTTGTCCACTATCCCCGAACGCTGGCCACCATCGGCCGCCGGATCCGGCGGCTCCGGACCGAGACCGACGCTTGGTGGCGAACCGCCGTGAGCCGGATGCCGCAGTTGGAATTGGTTGCTGCACAACGGCTCGGTGCCGATGCCCGCGACCGGTTCTTCGACGCACTCGCAGCCCAGGCCGTCATCTCGGCCACCACCATCCAGCCAGTGCAGGAGCAGTTGGCCACCGTGTGTGCGACCGCTGGGGTTGATCCCGCGGTGCTGCTGCGGGGCGCTCCGCACGAGGAGGGTGCCGTTCTGGCCGACTTGTGGGCCACCTCGCGTGGGGCACTCACGATCGACGAGTTCCTCGGCAGGCACGGATACCACGGCCCGGGTGAGGGCGAGCTCGCGACCCGCGTGTGGCGCGAAGAGCCGTCGGCTGTGCAGGCATTGCTGGACCGCTACCGGGCCAGGCCCGACTCGGAGTCGCCCGATGCCGACGCTGCCTCGCACCGGCGGGAGCGGGACGCGGCCGAACGAGCCCTGCTGGCAGCCTTCGGGCCGATCGGGCGGGCCCGGGCCCGCGCCGTCCTGGCCATCGCCCGGCGGGTCATTCCGTTGCGGGGCACCGGGAAGGTGGCCTACCTGCAGTGCCTGGACGTATTACGTGCCTCTGCCCGCCGGATCGGGTCCATCCTGGTCGAGGCCGGGCGGTTGGCAGAACCTGATGATGCCTTCTTCCTGACAGTCGAGGAGCTGACAGGTGCGGCGGTCGGCGACAACGCGACCGACTTGCAGGCGGTGGTGTCCGAACGCAGGGCGCTCCGTGGGCGCTACCAGGCGATGACACTTCCCAGCGCCTGGACCGGTCAGCCCGAGCCACAGATCGTCGATACCGGGCAGTCCGCGGACGTCGACGCCCTCTCCGGGATCGGCGCCTGCGCGGGTGTCGCAGAAGGCAGGGCGGTCGTGGTCACCGACCCCGCGGATGCCGACATCGAGGACGGCGACATCCTCATCGCGCATACCACCGACCCGTCATGGGTGTCGTTGATGTTCCTCAGTTCGGCGCTGGTGGTCGACATCGGTGGCCTGATGAGCCATGCCGCAGTTGTGGCAAGGGAATTGGGCATCCCGTGTGTGATGAACACCGGGTCGGGCACCAGCGCACTGCGTACTGGGGACATCATCCGCGTCGACGGTTCGACAGGGACCGTCGAACTCATCGAACGAAATCCGCAATCCACAACCAGCA is a window from the Mycolicibacterium anyangense genome containing:
- a CDS encoding URC4/urg3 family protein; this encodes MRSATEVDTPAGAAAALLSTTAVRERARQLTERARAGESAWFTIDDDALAAAATEVADVTRGSYPDLQIPLHSRWRHIQSAGVDRKAALDGMLAGLDARARARALVDLTVVSVLLDAGAGPAWSYHEPQTGLRLSRSEGLGVASFHAFIDGMFSSDPDDPLRVDARGLAGLTEQRLAEAFQVDRDNPLVGLGGRAALLHRLGQALTSAPAIFGADGRPGGLVTALCPSGHHRVAAHDILAAVLTLLGGIWPSGNKIGDVPVGDCWRHAAVTGPGLTAGWVPFHKLSQWLTYSLLEPFEWSGVTVTGLDELTGLPEYRNGGLFLDTGVLRLRDAAAAHRSYRAADELVVEWRALTVILLDELAPLVRARLGVDAEQMPLACVLEGGSWAAGRALAQRLRDGLPPLTVVSDGTVF
- a CDS encoding PEP-utilizing enzyme, whose protein sequence is MPASELGLRQPFVAMGALPAARGTIPEDDSQRITNTFCGRMAVRVDFLCEIGDLIPGQSGEALARDFFGFVPPDFQSRPSKRRLPHIVVHYPRTLATIGRRIRRLRTETDAWWRTAVSRMPQLELVAAQRLGADARDRFFDALAAQAVISATTIQPVQEQLATVCATAGVDPAVLLRGAPHEEGAVLADLWATSRGALTIDEFLGRHGYHGPGEGELATRVWREEPSAVQALLDRYRARPDSESPDADAASHRRERDAAERALLAAFGPIGRARARAVLAIARRVIPLRGTGKVAYLQCLDVLRASARRIGSILVEAGRLAEPDDAFFLTVEELTGAAVGDNATDLQAVVSERRALRGRYQAMTLPSAWTGQPEPQIVDTGQSADVDALSGIGACAGVAEGRAVVVTDPADADIEDGDILIAHTTDPSWVSLMFLSSALVVDIGGLMSHAAVVARELGIPCVMNTGSGTSALRTGDIIRVDGSTGTVELIERNPQSTTSKESSQ
- a CDS encoding GTP cyclohydrolase II, translated to MSAEAPSPAAPQGPAGHIRLTSHSGADDAPPIQWGASTGTERGPLVGTTTNRRHRNVIGAHSGSYGVYRALAVAAGALSREHRADLTNTAPTDVIGPYPQWSRPGAIVSLDPWGAMVADVFSAELAAGHDIRPTIAVTKAHVILPEITEAIDRGRLHPDGRVLLPGGAALVTKAAIEPVWYLPGVAERFGCSEAHLRRTLFEETGGMYPELVTRSDLEVFLPPIGGQTIYIFGAPRDLADPSVELTARVHDECNGSDVFGSDICTCRPYLTHAIEECILGAQRGGVGLISYSRKEGRALGEVTKFLVYNARKRQEGGDTAEGYFARTECVAGVQDMRFQELMPDVLHWLGITRIHRLVSMSNMKYDAIIGAGIEVGERVNIPDELIPPDARVEIDAKMAAGYFTPGPVPDADELKKPKGRGLHG
- a CDS encoding polysaccharide deacetylase family protein; protein product: MSQMDRRTLMRAVALAVVAAGTRCAPANASPPPPPTGRVPQGIVNRLPGDGNQLALTIDDGTNTAVVAAFAQFCRDSGARLTFFPNGVNPSWTVNAPALRPMVDSGQIVLGNHTWSHPNLTRVGAGAVADQIQRNADFLRNTYGVDGRPFFRPPYGARTPDIDGIAGDLGYPTITLWSATIGDSKPVDEQQLIGFAQQSFQPQQIVLGHANLPPVTHTYAQLLDIINQRGLQTVTLADVFA
- the upp gene encoding uracil phosphoribosyltransferase, translated to MHNVHVVDHPLVQHKLTLMRRKETSTNTFRRLANEISTLMAYEVLRDTPTQQIAVHTPLETTTGTVIDGKKLVFVSILRAGTGVLDGMLTVVPGARIGHIGLYRDPKTLVAVEYYFKMPSDLHEREVVVVDPMLATGNSAVAAVDRLKEFAPRSIKFVCLLTCPEGIAALQLAHPDVPIYTAAVDRALDEHGYIVPGLGDAGDRLFGTK